One bacterium genomic region harbors:
- a CDS encoding TIGR04076 family protein → MRKTNKVKVRIKSIEGKCPMKFKAGRTWVIDKTTPGGMCQSAYQAIFSALRILRFGGSQPWDKKKGMTHVCCPDPENHVVYELKRIGKK, encoded by the coding sequence ATGAGAAAAACCAATAAAGTTAAAGTCAGGATCAAATCCATTGAAGGCAAGTGCCCGATGAAATTCAAAGCCGGCCGAACTTGGGTGATCGACAAGACGACTCCGGGCGGCATGTGCCAGAGCGCCTATCAGGCCATATTTTCAGCCCTCCGTATCTTAAGATTCGGCGGTTCCCAGCCCTGGGATAAAAAGAAAGGCATGACCCATGTCTGTTGTCCCGATCCGGAAAACCACGTAGTATACGAACTTAAACGGATCGGAAAAAAGTAG
- a CDS encoding anti-sigma factor encodes MNCQQARSLISRFLDRELSEDILRAFEDHLAACPACRQETEELRSLLKIIEKPADVPAPTRLFALIRERLPDHNRIRAIPWWKPALVPVLAAAAFILTAFASTDLITRIIAPPASPQLQVTSATMDLSVFHDAPQTTLAGAYSQLTGE; translated from the coding sequence ATGAATTGCCAACAAGCCAGATCATTGATTTCCAGATTCCTCGACCGGGAGTTGTCGGAAGATATTTTACGCGCTTTTGAAGACCACCTCGCGGCCTGCCCGGCTTGCCGGCAGGAGACCGAGGAACTCCGGTCGTTGCTGAAAATCATTGAAAAACCGGCCGACGTGCCGGCCCCGACTCGCTTATTCGCCCTGATCCGCGAACGCCTGCCGGATCATAACCGGATCCGCGCCATCCCCTGGTGGAAGCCGGCCCTGGTCCCGGTCCTTGCGGCGGCCGCCTTTATTCTGACCGCTTTTGCCAGTACTGACCTGATAACGCGGATCATTGCCCCGCCGGCTAGTCCTCAACTCCAGGTCACGTCCGCGACTATGGACCTTTCCGTGTTTCATGATGCGCCCCAAACTACCCTGGCGGGCGCGTACAGCCAGCTTACCGGCGAGTGA
- a CDS encoding periplasmic heavy metal sensor: protein MKQARSQKDVQYGWRCSAMRGDYHLSQDQAEVLEKSRLEMVDRTAGIRNELRAHRQALLDLYRRDTVPEPMLDSLLALLVIDQVSLEKEVFRHMCDVRNQLDPAQREILYRQVTEELCPAMEAGCMNECQEQNK, encoded by the coding sequence ATGAAGCAGGCGCGATCGCAGAAGGATGTTCAGTATGGTTGGCGCTGTTCGGCCATGCGTGGGGACTATCACCTGAGCCAGGACCAGGCCGAGGTTCTGGAAAAGAGCCGCCTGGAAATGGTCGATCGAACCGCGGGGATCCGGAATGAACTGCGCGCACACCGCCAGGCCCTGCTCGATCTATATCGGCGGGATACGGTCCCAGAACCAATGCTGGACAGCTTGCTGGCGCTATTGGTCATTGACCAGGTTTCCCTGGAAAAGGAAGTTTTTCGACATATGTGCGACGTTCGGAACCAGCTGGATCCTGCGCAGCGTGAGATCCTGTACCGCCAGGTGACGGAAGAACTATGCCCGGCAATGGAAGCGGGCTGTATGAATGAATGTCAAGAACAGAATAAATAA
- a CDS encoding RNA polymerase sigma factor: protein MNDQPAIPDHDLLQRIVQRDESAFRQLFDRHRDQVFNLAYRYTGSSADAEEISMDVFLKVYKKAASFRREARFTTWLYRITVNTCLNFKRRKKIMTESLDFVQEPAPRSEEPEEIYRGRKKAELVRNALDSLPPKQRIAFIMGKFDGYSYDEISKVLGISANAVAAIMHRAKEQLKKVLQPFRLKGEL, encoded by the coding sequence ATGAACGACCAGCCCGCGATCCCCGATCATGACCTGCTGCAGCGCATCGTCCAGCGCGACGAAAGCGCCTTCCGGCAGTTGTTCGACCGCCACCGCGACCAGGTGTTCAACCTGGCGTACCGGTATACGGGGTCGTCTGCGGACGCCGAGGAGATCAGCATGGATGTTTTTCTCAAAGTGTACAAAAAAGCCGCTTCTTTCCGGCGGGAAGCCCGGTTCACCACCTGGCTGTACCGCATCACGGTCAATACCTGCCTTAATTTCAAGCGCCGAAAAAAGATCATGACTGAATCGCTGGATTTTGTGCAGGAGCCGGCGCCCAGATCAGAAGAACCGGAGGAGATATACCGCGGAAGGAAAAAAGCGGAACTGGTCCGTAATGCCCTCGATTCCTTGCCCCCCAAACAGCGGATCGCGTTCATCATGGGAAAGTTTGACGGGTACTCTTATGACGAAATTTCGAAGGTTTTAGGCATTTCCGCCAACGCGGTCGCCGCCATAATGCACCGGGCCAAGGAGCAACTGAAAAAGGTCCTGCAGCCTTTCAGGCTCAAAGGAGAATTATGA
- a CDS encoding periplasmic heavy metal sensor produces the protein MKKYGHILMTVVIVAGLLATAPLFGQCPMAGNKGMPAGNAKGVPMPAMDLSAEQEKQMMDLKTTMLKETEPLKTDLKVKGIELMELWKDDNPNAKKILVKVQEIGGLKLKLQEKMINHKLAMMKILTPEQKTMMKGMMGMGCGGFDCCDIGENCGMMGGMGCGKGMDGASGCGGCGN, from the coding sequence ATGAAAAAATATGGACATATTCTGATGACGGTCGTGATCGTGGCGGGCTTGTTAGCCACCGCGCCGCTCTTCGGTCAGTGCCCGATGGCAGGTAACAAAGGTATGCCAGCCGGAAACGCCAAGGGCGTGCCAATGCCGGCCATGGATTTGAGTGCGGAGCAGGAAAAGCAGATGATGGACCTGAAAACCACCATGCTCAAGGAAACAGAACCCCTGAAGACCGACCTGAAGGTCAAGGGCATAGAACTCATGGAGCTGTGGAAGGATGACAATCCCAACGCTAAGAAGATCCTGGTCAAGGTGCAGGAGATCGGCGGCTTGAAACTCAAACTGCAGGAAAAGATGATCAACCACAAGCTGGCCATGATGAAGATCCTGACGCCAGAGCAGAAGACCATGATGAAGGGGATGATGGGCATGGGCTGCGGTGGTTTTGACTGCTGCGATATCGGCGAGAACTGCGGCATGATGGGCGGCATGGGCTGCGGCAAGGGTATGGACGGCGCCAGTGGTTGCGGCGGGTGCGGTAATTAA